In Aegilops tauschii subsp. strangulata cultivar AL8/78 chromosome 3, Aet v6.0, whole genome shotgun sequence, one genomic interval encodes:
- the LOC109779793 gene encoding pentatricopeptide repeat-containing protein At1g33350, giving the protein MSLPHHLAAGELLTALRGASCASSALRLYHLLRIRLPPSDPCSFAGRAAVFALKPLSAAGSLPLLSHFHAHLIRSNLLAYPQVASSLLRSYSLLSPAAAHHLFDQIPPATCNLFVVNVMLSSLCRSSDLASARLFFDDIPDKDIVSWSTMLACYFSNRSVADGLAFFRTMTFTTTLAPDYVMLVTVLTGCASAGLLQPLCRSIHGYIVRRQAVSMHLGTSLIDCYAKVGRLDYASRVFARVPSRKVMHWTAMICGMAMHLHYDEAIQLFEEMRRQGARPNEMTFTAVLSVCGHAGLVEQGREFFKLMVEEYDLEPTVHHYGCMVDIFAKAGQLEDAYEVIKTMRVEPNVIIWTSLLAACKRFKNFDIAMEGLEKVLAMEISDENGGLYTLISDLYAMGGRWDDALKVRRLMEEHNVRKNRGSSSIKAREAPGLIVPAVS; this is encoded by the coding sequence ATGTCCCTTCCTCaccacctcgccgccggcgaacTCCTCACCGCCCTCCGCGGCGCCTCTTGCGCCTCCTCGGCCCTCCGATTGTACCACCTCCTCCGCATCCGCCTCCCCCCCTCAGATCCCTGCTCCTTCGCCGGGCGCGCCGCCGTCTTCGCCCTCAagcccctctccgccgccggctccctccctctcctctcccactTCCACGCGCACCTCATCAGGTCCAACCTCCTCGCGTACCCCCAGGTCGCCTCATCCCTCCTGCGTTCATATTCACTCCTCTCCCCCGCGGCCGCCCACCACCTGTTCGATCAAATACCCCCTGCCACCTGCAACCTGTTTGTTGTCAACGTCATGCTTTCGTCCCTGTGCCGTTCCTCTGACCTCGCCTCCGCACGCCTATTCTTTGACGACATCCCCGACAAGGACATCGTTTCTTGGTCGACTATGCTCGCTTGCTATTTCTCCAATAGGAGCGTAGCTGATGGCCTTGCCTTCTTCCGCACAATGACATTCACCACCACACTTGCTCCAGATTATGTAATGCTCGTTACCGTCCTCACAGGATGTGCGTCGGCTGGCTTGCTGCAGCCGTTATGCAGATCCATTCACGGGTATATTGTGCGGCGCCAGGCAGTCAGTATGCACCTCGGGACATCGCTTATTGATTGCTATGCAAAGGTTGGCCGCCTCGATTATGCTTCCCGTGTCTTTGCGCGGGTGCCCTCCAGGAAAGTGATGCACTGGACTGCAATGATTTGTGGGATGGCTATGCATTTGCATTATGACGAGGCTATCCAGCTGTTTGAGGAGATGCGCCGGCAAGGAGCGCGACCAAATGAGATGACATTCACTGCCGTGCTCAGTGTATGCGGGCATGCTGGACTGGTGGAGCAAGGGAGAGAGTTCTTTAAACTTATGGTTGAGGAATATGATCTTGAGCCAACTGTACATCACTACGGGTGCATGGTTGATATCTTTGCAAAGGCAGGTCAGTTGGAAGATGCTTATgaggttatcaagaccatgagagTGGAGCCAAATGTCATCATCTGGACTTCGTTGCTAGCGGCTTGCAAGAGGTTTAAGAATTTTGACATTGCAATGGAGGGACTAGAGAAAGTATTGGCAATGGAGATATCTGATGAAAATGGTGGATTATATACTCTTATATCTGACCTGTATGCCATGGGTGGGCGGTGGGATGATGCGTTGAAGGTTAGGAGATTGATGGAGGAACATAATGTGCGGAAAAACAGAGGGTCGAGCTCCATTAAGGCGCGCGAAGCACCTGGCTTGATTGTTCCTGCAGTCAGTTGA